Proteins co-encoded in one Arachis hypogaea cultivar Tifrunner chromosome 11, arahy.Tifrunner.gnm2.J5K5, whole genome shotgun sequence genomic window:
- the LOC112723900 gene encoding putative disease resistance RPP13-like protein 1 isoform X3, with product MAAAIVGEALLSAVVEALVGKISTEISEFYQSKKLDESLLEKLKLTLLSLHAFLDDAEEKQIKIASVKAWLDELIQALFDADDLIDDIATEALRRQVEARYHPVSSKVRKVLSSPFKWPYREINSKMQKLFERLEHFAQRAHNLPLEKGVSSNVWRATPTNSAVDDSAICGRDDERKNLREYLLSEDVVTDGGSKIGVLAIVGMGGLGKTTLAKLLYNDAQVNEKFDVKAWASVSKDFDVVKLAKSLLESVTSAATTLDNFDTLRAELQKKLSDKRFLLVLDDIWNARYVDWTNLMHIFNVGQMGSKIIVTTRHQNVVDIVKAMRTCHLEPLANEDCWTLLSKHAFRAPKCTELSSNLEEIGRKIAQKCGGLPLAAVAVGSLLSTKLSTEQWSKVLNSNLWHLTGEEVQPALLLSYHFLPASLKQCFAYCAIFPKNSELHKEKLVQLWMAQGFVYVSQNEKSIEEVGGEYFDELVARSLIRRSADGEHFEMHDLINDLATMVSSPYCKRHDNEMQLRNLNKIRHLSYDKSMFNHFGELDSLHGLKGLRTLTALPFEFNLMLWGHHLANGVLHELLVALKQLRVLSLSDYRNITVLPNSIGDLKHLRYLDLSCTRIERLPSAICKLYNLQTLLLSYCKDLTELPEEMGKLVNLRHLAIDYCWALTKLPEEMGKLVNLRRLDIHGTELQEIPVDIAKLENLQTLSGFIVSKQQHGLKLAEMRKFPHLQGQLCISKLENVNDPSDACQANLKEKKQIKELLLEWSDSTLEDSHQVVLEHLQPSTNLKKLTVKCYGGTSFPSWLGDSSFGNIVSLWIEDCRHCSSLPPVGRLHNLKELFFRDMRSVKSIGSEFYGGNSPSFQPFPSLETLSFGSMEEWEEWNMIDGITTEFPRLSYLYLSSCPKLKGNLPSNLPCLVTLVVDDCCLLESEFSGEVDNRNIMRPLNLFNFNSLQDLSLLRIPSLTSFPSNGLPKALKKLFILGCESLEFPTHEFLQSCKALEDLSIMSSCCSLTSFPLGSLPVLKRLLLRKCKKLKSISILEEEAASQSLMFLEHLEVDKCPELESISLLDSSTPNLSSFWVIRCDKINSLPEPINNLSGLQTLYICDVPNLESIAEEGLPINLRTLAVGNEKGVYCNTDITKWGLDRLTSLSRLWIKGEYLVKKLMEIQVPLLPNSLELLDIEGAREIQHLDGRWLQHLTSLEDIELRECDKLKSLPKEGLPSSIASLEIRGCPMLKASCERKKGKEWPKIAHIPLIQFDYPW from the coding sequence GTGCGAAAGGTCCTCTCCTCTCCTTTCAAGTGGCCTTACCGAGAGATTAATTCCAAGATGCAGAAGTTGTTTGAAAGATTAGAGCACTTTGCACAGAGAGCACACAACCTTCCATTGGAAAAAGGTGTTTCTAGCAATGTTTGGCGTGCAACACCTACAAATTCTGCTGTTGATGATTCTGCTATTTGTGGGAGAGATGACGAAAGAAAGAATCTTCGAGAGTATTTGCTGTCAGAAGATGTTGTTACTGATGGTGGCAGTAAAATAGGAGTGCTTGCCATTGTTGGCATGGGAGGGCTCGGGAAAACGACCCTGGCTAAACTCTTATACAATGATGCTCAAGTTAATGAAAAGTTTGATGTGAAAGCATGGGCATCTGTCTCCAAAGATTTTGATGTTGTCAAGTTGGCAAAATCTCTTCTTGAATCTGTCACATCTGCAGCAACAACTTTGGATAACTTCGATACCTTGCGAGCAGAATTGCAAAAGAAGTTGTCGGATAAAAGATTTCTGCTTGTGTTGGATGATATATGGAATGCACGGTATGTTGATTGGACCAATTTGATGCACATTTTTAATGTTGGGCAAATGGGAAGCAAAATCATTGTTACAACTCGACATCAAAATGTTGTGGATATTGTAAAAGCTATGCGGACCTGCCATCTGGAACCACTGGCAAATGAAGATTGTTGGACTTTACTTTCCAAACATGCATTTAGAGCACCCAAATGCACTGAACTGTCATCCAACCTTGAAGAAATTGGTAGAAAAATTGCCCAAAAGTGTGGTGGCTTGCCATTAGCTGCGGTTGCTGTGGGGAGTCTTCTTAGCACAAAGTTATCAACCGAGCAGTGGAGCAAAGTGTTAAACAGCAACCTTTGGCATCTGACAGGGGAGGAGGTGCAACCGGCTCTTTTATTGAGCTATCATTTCCTTCCAGCTTCTTTGAAACAATGCTTTGCTTATTGTGCAATTTTCCCAAAGAACTCAGAGCTGCACAAAGAGAAGTTAGTTCAGCTATGGATGGCACAGGGATTTGTTTATGTGTCCCAAAATGAGAAAAGCATCGAAGAAGTAGGCGGTGAATACTTTGATGAACTAGTGGCAAGGTCATTGATACGACGTTCTGCGGATGGGGAACACTTTGAAATGCATGACCTCATCAACGATTTGGCAACCATGGTTTCTTCCCCATATTGTAAGAGGCATGACAATGAAATGCAACTCAGAAATCTAAACAAAATTCGTCATTTATCTTATGATAAAAGTATGTTTAACCATTTTGGCGAACTTGATTCCCTTCATGGATTGAAAGGCTTACGTACACTCACAGCATTACCGTTTGAATTTAACTTAATGTTATGGGGCCATCACTTAGCAAATGGAGTATTGCATGAGTTGTTGGTAGCATTGAAACAGTTGCGGGTGTTATCCCTGTCAGACTACCGGAATATCACTGTTTTGCCGAATTCTATTGGCGATTTAAAGCATTTGCGATACCTAGATCTATCTTGCACTCGAATTGAAAGGTTGCCTTCTGCAATATGCAAGCTCTACAATCTACAGACCTTGTTGTTATCTTATTGTAAAGATCTTACTGAGTTGCCTGAGGAGATGGGAAAATTGGTGAATCTACGCCACCTTGCTATTGATTATTGTTGGGCTCTTACTAAGTTGCCTGAGGAGATGGGAAAATTGGTGAATCTACGGCGCCTTGATATTCATGGTACTGAATTGCAGGAGATTCCGGTAGACATAGCGAAACTAGAAAATCTGCAAACTCTGAGTGGTTTTATTGTCAGCAAACAACAACATGGGCTGAAGCTTGCAGAGATGAGAAAATTTCCCCATTTACAAGGTCAACTCTGCATCTCAAAACTCGAAAATGTTAATGATCCGTCTGATGCTTGTCAAGCTAATTTGAAGGagaaaaaacaaattaaagagtTATTGTTGGAATGGAGTGATTCCACTTTGGAAGACTCCCATCAAGTTGTACTTGAACATCTGCAACCCTCAACTAATTTGAAGAAATTGACCGTTAAATGCTATGGTGGAACTAGTTTCCCAAGCTGGTTGGGTGATTCCTCCTTTGGCAACATAGTGAGTTTGTGGATTGAAGATTGTCGTCATTGTTCTTCATTGCCACCTGTGGGACGACTACACAATCTAAAAGAACTCTTCTTTCGGGATATGAGATCAGTGAAGAGTATTGGGTCTGAATTTTACGGAGGTAATTCCCCTTCTTTCCAACCGTTTCCCTCGTTGGAGACTTTGAGTTTTGGGTCGATGGAAGAGTGGGAGGAATGGAACATGATAGATGGTATAACTACTGAGTTTCCCCGTCTATCATACCTATATCTTAGTAGCTGTCCGAAGCTGAAAGGAAATTTACCCAGCAATCTTCCTTGCTTGGTTACACTTGTTGTAGACGATTGTTGTCTACTGGAATCAGAGTTTTCAGGAGAAGTGGATAACAGAAACATAATGAGACCATTGAATCTATTCAATTTTAACTCTCTTCAAGATTTATCTCTCCTTCGAATTCCTTCACTGACGTCCTTCCCGAGCAATGGTCTGCCCAAAGCGTTAAAGAAACTTTTTATCCTAGGCTGTGAGAGCCTTGAATTCCCAACTCATGAGTTCCTTCAGAGTTGCAAGGCACTTGAGGATTTGTCCATAATGAGTAGCTGTTGCTCGCTGACGTCATTTCCCTTAGGTTCTCTCCCTGTGCTCAAGCGTCTTCTACTTAGGAAATGTAAAAAATTgaaatcaatttcaattttggaagaagaagcagcaagcCAATCTCTCATGTTTCTTGAACATCTCGAAGTAGATAAGTGTCCTGAACTGGAGTCGATTTCCCTACTCGATTCTTCCACTCCTAACCTGAGTTctttttgggtaattagatgcGACAAGATTAATTCATTACCAGAACCAATTAATAATCTCAGTGGCCTCCAAACATTATATATTTGTGATGTTCCGAATTTGGAATCCATTGCAGAAGAGGGTTTGCCTATCAATTTAAGGACACTAGCTGTCGGCAATGAAAAAGGGGTTTATTGCAATACAGATATCACCAAGTGGGGCTTGGACCGACTCACTTCTCTTTCACGTTTGTGGATTAAAGGTGAGTATCTGGTTAAGAAGCTGATGGAAATACAAGTGCCCCTGTTGCCCAATTCTCTTGAGCTGCTGGATATAGAAGGAGCACGTGAAATACAACATTTGGATGGGAGGTGGCTTCAGCATCTCACCTCTCTCGAAGATATCGAGTTGAGGGAATGTGACAAGCTCAAGTCATTGCCAAAAGAAGGGCTGCCCTCCTCAATTGCAAGTCTAGAAATTCGGGGATGCCCAATGTTAAAAGCAAGTTgtgagagaaagaaagggaaagagtGGCCCAAGATTGCTCACATCCCACTCATACAATTCGACTATCCTTGGTAA
- the LOC112723900 gene encoding putative disease resistance RPP13-like protein 1 isoform X2 translates to MAAAIVGEALLSAVVEALVGKISTEISEFYQSKKLDESLLEKLKLTLLSLHAFLDDAEEKQIKIASVKAWLDELTQALFDADDLIDDITTEALRRKVEARYHQTVSSKVRKVLSSPFKWPYREINSKMQKLFERLEHFAQRAHNLPLEKGVSSNVWRATPTNSAVDDSAICGRDDERKNLREYLLSEDVVTDGGSKIGVLAIVGMGGLGKTTLAKLLYNDAQVNEKFDVKAWASVSKDFDVVKLAKSLLESVTSAATTLDNFDTLRAELQKKLSDKRFLLVLDDIWNARYVDWTNLMHIFNVGQMGSKIIVTTRHQNVVDIVKAMRTCHLEPLANEDCWTLLSKHAFRAPKCTELSSNLEEIGRKIAQKCGGLPLAAVAVGSLLSTKLSTEQWSKVLNSNLWHLTGEEVQPALLLSYHFLPASLKQCFAYCAIFPKNSELHKEKLVQLWMAQGFVYVSQNEKSIEEVGGEYFDELVARSLIRRSADGEHFEMHDLINDLATMVSSPYCKRHDNEMQLRNLNKIRHLSYDKSMFNHFGELDSLHGLKGLRTLTALPFEFNLMLWGHHLANGVLHELLVALKQLRVLSLSDYRNITVLPNSIGDLKHLRYLDLSCTRIERLPSAICKLYNLQTLLLSYCKDLTELPEEMGKLVNLRHLAIDYCWALTKLPEEMGKLVNLRRLDIHGTELQEIPVDIAKLENLQTLSGFIVSKQQHGLKLAEMRKFPHLQGQLCISKLENVNDPSDACQANLKEKKQIKELLLEWSDSTLEDSHQVVLEHLQPSTNLKKLTVKCYGGTSFPSWLGDSSFGNIVSLWIEDCRHCSSLPPVGRLHNLKELFFRDMRSVKSIGSEFYGGNSPSFQPFPSLETLSFGSMEEWEEWNMIDGITTEFPRLSYLYLSSCPKLKGNLPSNLPCLVTLVVDDCCLLESEFSGEVDNRNIMRPLNLFNFNSLQDLSLLRIPSLTSFPSNGLPKALKKLFILGCESLEFPTHEFLQSCKALEDLSIMSSCCSLTSFPLGSLPVLKRLLLRKCKKLKSISILEEEAASQSLMFLEHLEVDKCPELESISLLDSSTPNLSSFWVIRCDKINSLPEPINNLSGLQTLYICDVPNLESIAEEGLPINLRTLAVGNEKGVYCNTDITKWGLDRLTSLSRLWIKGEYLVKKLMEIQVPLLPNSLELLDIEGAREIQHLDGRWLQHLTSLEDIELRECDKLKSLPKEGLPSSIASLEIRGCPMLKASCERKKGKEWPKIAHIPLIQFDYPW, encoded by the exons ATGGCTGCTGCAATTGTGGGAGAAGCGTTGCTCTCAGCTGTTGTGGAAGCTTTAGTTGGCAAGATCTCCACTGAGATTTCGGAGTTCTATCAGAGCAAGAAACTTGATGAATCGCTGCTTGAGAAGCTTAAATTGACGCTGCTAAGTCTTCATGCTTTTCTGGATGATGCTGAGGAAAAGCAGATCAAGATTGCTTCCGTGAAGGCATGGCTTGATGAACTCACTCAAGCTCTTTTTGACGCCGATGACTTGATCGACGACATCACCACCGAAGCTCTCCGTCGCAAAGTGGAAGCCCGCTATCATCAAACTGTCAGTTCTAAG GTGCGAAAGGTCCTCTCCTCTCCTTTCAAGTGGCCTTACCGAGAGATTAATTCCAAGATGCAGAAGTTGTTTGAAAGATTAGAGCACTTTGCACAGAGAGCACACAACCTTCCATTGGAAAAAGGTGTTTCTAGCAATGTTTGGCGTGCAACACCTACAAATTCTGCTGTTGATGATTCTGCTATTTGTGGGAGAGATGACGAAAGAAAGAATCTTCGAGAGTATTTGCTGTCAGAAGATGTTGTTACTGATGGTGGCAGTAAAATAGGAGTGCTTGCCATTGTTGGCATGGGAGGGCTCGGGAAAACGACCCTGGCTAAACTCTTATACAATGATGCTCAAGTTAATGAAAAGTTTGATGTGAAAGCATGGGCATCTGTCTCCAAAGATTTTGATGTTGTCAAGTTGGCAAAATCTCTTCTTGAATCTGTCACATCTGCAGCAACAACTTTGGATAACTTCGATACCTTGCGAGCAGAATTGCAAAAGAAGTTGTCGGATAAAAGATTTCTGCTTGTGTTGGATGATATATGGAATGCACGGTATGTTGATTGGACCAATTTGATGCACATTTTTAATGTTGGGCAAATGGGAAGCAAAATCATTGTTACAACTCGACATCAAAATGTTGTGGATATTGTAAAAGCTATGCGGACCTGCCATCTGGAACCACTGGCAAATGAAGATTGTTGGACTTTACTTTCCAAACATGCATTTAGAGCACCCAAATGCACTGAACTGTCATCCAACCTTGAAGAAATTGGTAGAAAAATTGCCCAAAAGTGTGGTGGCTTGCCATTAGCTGCGGTTGCTGTGGGGAGTCTTCTTAGCACAAAGTTATCAACCGAGCAGTGGAGCAAAGTGTTAAACAGCAACCTTTGGCATCTGACAGGGGAGGAGGTGCAACCGGCTCTTTTATTGAGCTATCATTTCCTTCCAGCTTCTTTGAAACAATGCTTTGCTTATTGTGCAATTTTCCCAAAGAACTCAGAGCTGCACAAAGAGAAGTTAGTTCAGCTATGGATGGCACAGGGATTTGTTTATGTGTCCCAAAATGAGAAAAGCATCGAAGAAGTAGGCGGTGAATACTTTGATGAACTAGTGGCAAGGTCATTGATACGACGTTCTGCGGATGGGGAACACTTTGAAATGCATGACCTCATCAACGATTTGGCAACCATGGTTTCTTCCCCATATTGTAAGAGGCATGACAATGAAATGCAACTCAGAAATCTAAACAAAATTCGTCATTTATCTTATGATAAAAGTATGTTTAACCATTTTGGCGAACTTGATTCCCTTCATGGATTGAAAGGCTTACGTACACTCACAGCATTACCGTTTGAATTTAACTTAATGTTATGGGGCCATCACTTAGCAAATGGAGTATTGCATGAGTTGTTGGTAGCATTGAAACAGTTGCGGGTGTTATCCCTGTCAGACTACCGGAATATCACTGTTTTGCCGAATTCTATTGGCGATTTAAAGCATTTGCGATACCTAGATCTATCTTGCACTCGAATTGAAAGGTTGCCTTCTGCAATATGCAAGCTCTACAATCTACAGACCTTGTTGTTATCTTATTGTAAAGATCTTACTGAGTTGCCTGAGGAGATGGGAAAATTGGTGAATCTACGCCACCTTGCTATTGATTATTGTTGGGCTCTTACTAAGTTGCCTGAGGAGATGGGAAAATTGGTGAATCTACGGCGCCTTGATATTCATGGTACTGAATTGCAGGAGATTCCGGTAGACATAGCGAAACTAGAAAATCTGCAAACTCTGAGTGGTTTTATTGTCAGCAAACAACAACATGGGCTGAAGCTTGCAGAGATGAGAAAATTTCCCCATTTACAAGGTCAACTCTGCATCTCAAAACTCGAAAATGTTAATGATCCGTCTGATGCTTGTCAAGCTAATTTGAAGGagaaaaaacaaattaaagagtTATTGTTGGAATGGAGTGATTCCACTTTGGAAGACTCCCATCAAGTTGTACTTGAACATCTGCAACCCTCAACTAATTTGAAGAAATTGACCGTTAAATGCTATGGTGGAACTAGTTTCCCAAGCTGGTTGGGTGATTCCTCCTTTGGCAACATAGTGAGTTTGTGGATTGAAGATTGTCGTCATTGTTCTTCATTGCCACCTGTGGGACGACTACACAATCTAAAAGAACTCTTCTTTCGGGATATGAGATCAGTGAAGAGTATTGGGTCTGAATTTTACGGAGGTAATTCCCCTTCTTTCCAACCGTTTCCCTCGTTGGAGACTTTGAGTTTTGGGTCGATGGAAGAGTGGGAGGAATGGAACATGATAGATGGTATAACTACTGAGTTTCCCCGTCTATCATACCTATATCTTAGTAGCTGTCCGAAGCTGAAAGGAAATTTACCCAGCAATCTTCCTTGCTTGGTTACACTTGTTGTAGACGATTGTTGTCTACTGGAATCAGAGTTTTCAGGAGAAGTGGATAACAGAAACATAATGAGACCATTGAATCTATTCAATTTTAACTCTCTTCAAGATTTATCTCTCCTTCGAATTCCTTCACTGACGTCCTTCCCGAGCAATGGTCTGCCCAAAGCGTTAAAGAAACTTTTTATCCTAGGCTGTGAGAGCCTTGAATTCCCAACTCATGAGTTCCTTCAGAGTTGCAAGGCACTTGAGGATTTGTCCATAATGAGTAGCTGTTGCTCGCTGACGTCATTTCCCTTAGGTTCTCTCCCTGTGCTCAAGCGTCTTCTACTTAGGAAATGTAAAAAATTgaaatcaatttcaattttggaagaagaagcagcaagcCAATCTCTCATGTTTCTTGAACATCTCGAAGTAGATAAGTGTCCTGAACTGGAGTCGATTTCCCTACTCGATTCTTCCACTCCTAACCTGAGTTctttttgggtaattagatgcGACAAGATTAATTCATTACCAGAACCAATTAATAATCTCAGTGGCCTCCAAACATTATATATTTGTGATGTTCCGAATTTGGAATCCATTGCAGAAGAGGGTTTGCCTATCAATTTAAGGACACTAGCTGTCGGCAATGAAAAAGGGGTTTATTGCAATACAGATATCACCAAGTGGGGCTTGGACCGACTCACTTCTCTTTCACGTTTGTGGATTAAAGGTGAGTATCTGGTTAAGAAGCTGATGGAAATACAAGTGCCCCTGTTGCCCAATTCTCTTGAGCTGCTGGATATAGAAGGAGCACGTGAAATACAACATTTGGATGGGAGGTGGCTTCAGCATCTCACCTCTCTCGAAGATATCGAGTTGAGGGAATGTGACAAGCTCAAGTCATTGCCAAAAGAAGGGCTGCCCTCCTCAATTGCAAGTCTAGAAATTCGGGGATGCCCAATGTTAAAAGCAAGTTgtgagagaaagaaagggaaagagtGGCCCAAGATTGCTCACATCCCACTCATACAATTCGACTATCCTTGGTAA
- the LOC112723900 gene encoding putative disease resistance RPP13-like protein 1 isoform X1, with protein MCCFLGYGTEHKCYRCWDLLSKRIRISHHVVFWEHHMFSRFFSFESILPTQSPFFTNPIVDLFPSEDSISSISGHPLQPPALPPSPSPDDFKPDGDPAPTVMPPPPTRSSRVRKVLSSPFKWPYREINSKMQKLFERLEHFAQRAHNLPLEKGVSSNVWRATPTNSAVDDSAICGRDDERKNLREYLLSEDVVTDGGSKIGVLAIVGMGGLGKTTLAKLLYNDAQVNEKFDVKAWASVSKDFDVVKLAKSLLESVTSAATTLDNFDTLRAELQKKLSDKRFLLVLDDIWNARYVDWTNLMHIFNVGQMGSKIIVTTRHQNVVDIVKAMRTCHLEPLANEDCWTLLSKHAFRAPKCTELSSNLEEIGRKIAQKCGGLPLAAVAVGSLLSTKLSTEQWSKVLNSNLWHLTGEEVQPALLLSYHFLPASLKQCFAYCAIFPKNSELHKEKLVQLWMAQGFVYVSQNEKSIEEVGGEYFDELVARSLIRRSADGEHFEMHDLINDLATMVSSPYCKRHDNEMQLRNLNKIRHLSYDKSMFNHFGELDSLHGLKGLRTLTALPFEFNLMLWGHHLANGVLHELLVALKQLRVLSLSDYRNITVLPNSIGDLKHLRYLDLSCTRIERLPSAICKLYNLQTLLLSYCKDLTELPEEMGKLVNLRHLAIDYCWALTKLPEEMGKLVNLRRLDIHGTELQEIPVDIAKLENLQTLSGFIVSKQQHGLKLAEMRKFPHLQGQLCISKLENVNDPSDACQANLKEKKQIKELLLEWSDSTLEDSHQVVLEHLQPSTNLKKLTVKCYGGTSFPSWLGDSSFGNIVSLWIEDCRHCSSLPPVGRLHNLKELFFRDMRSVKSIGSEFYGGNSPSFQPFPSLETLSFGSMEEWEEWNMIDGITTEFPRLSYLYLSSCPKLKGNLPSNLPCLVTLVVDDCCLLESEFSGEVDNRNIMRPLNLFNFNSLQDLSLLRIPSLTSFPSNGLPKALKKLFILGCESLEFPTHEFLQSCKALEDLSIMSSCCSLTSFPLGSLPVLKRLLLRKCKKLKSISILEEEAASQSLMFLEHLEVDKCPELESISLLDSSTPNLSSFWVIRCDKINSLPEPINNLSGLQTLYICDVPNLESIAEEGLPINLRTLAVGNEKGVYCNTDITKWGLDRLTSLSRLWIKGEYLVKKLMEIQVPLLPNSLELLDIEGAREIQHLDGRWLQHLTSLEDIELRECDKLKSLPKEGLPSSIASLEIRGCPMLKASCERKKGKEWPKIAHIPLIQFDYPW; from the coding sequence GTGCGAAAGGTCCTCTCCTCTCCTTTCAAGTGGCCTTACCGAGAGATTAATTCCAAGATGCAGAAGTTGTTTGAAAGATTAGAGCACTTTGCACAGAGAGCACACAACCTTCCATTGGAAAAAGGTGTTTCTAGCAATGTTTGGCGTGCAACACCTACAAATTCTGCTGTTGATGATTCTGCTATTTGTGGGAGAGATGACGAAAGAAAGAATCTTCGAGAGTATTTGCTGTCAGAAGATGTTGTTACTGATGGTGGCAGTAAAATAGGAGTGCTTGCCATTGTTGGCATGGGAGGGCTCGGGAAAACGACCCTGGCTAAACTCTTATACAATGATGCTCAAGTTAATGAAAAGTTTGATGTGAAAGCATGGGCATCTGTCTCCAAAGATTTTGATGTTGTCAAGTTGGCAAAATCTCTTCTTGAATCTGTCACATCTGCAGCAACAACTTTGGATAACTTCGATACCTTGCGAGCAGAATTGCAAAAGAAGTTGTCGGATAAAAGATTTCTGCTTGTGTTGGATGATATATGGAATGCACGGTATGTTGATTGGACCAATTTGATGCACATTTTTAATGTTGGGCAAATGGGAAGCAAAATCATTGTTACAACTCGACATCAAAATGTTGTGGATATTGTAAAAGCTATGCGGACCTGCCATCTGGAACCACTGGCAAATGAAGATTGTTGGACTTTACTTTCCAAACATGCATTTAGAGCACCCAAATGCACTGAACTGTCATCCAACCTTGAAGAAATTGGTAGAAAAATTGCCCAAAAGTGTGGTGGCTTGCCATTAGCTGCGGTTGCTGTGGGGAGTCTTCTTAGCACAAAGTTATCAACCGAGCAGTGGAGCAAAGTGTTAAACAGCAACCTTTGGCATCTGACAGGGGAGGAGGTGCAACCGGCTCTTTTATTGAGCTATCATTTCCTTCCAGCTTCTTTGAAACAATGCTTTGCTTATTGTGCAATTTTCCCAAAGAACTCAGAGCTGCACAAAGAGAAGTTAGTTCAGCTATGGATGGCACAGGGATTTGTTTATGTGTCCCAAAATGAGAAAAGCATCGAAGAAGTAGGCGGTGAATACTTTGATGAACTAGTGGCAAGGTCATTGATACGACGTTCTGCGGATGGGGAACACTTTGAAATGCATGACCTCATCAACGATTTGGCAACCATGGTTTCTTCCCCATATTGTAAGAGGCATGACAATGAAATGCAACTCAGAAATCTAAACAAAATTCGTCATTTATCTTATGATAAAAGTATGTTTAACCATTTTGGCGAACTTGATTCCCTTCATGGATTGAAAGGCTTACGTACACTCACAGCATTACCGTTTGAATTTAACTTAATGTTATGGGGCCATCACTTAGCAAATGGAGTATTGCATGAGTTGTTGGTAGCATTGAAACAGTTGCGGGTGTTATCCCTGTCAGACTACCGGAATATCACTGTTTTGCCGAATTCTATTGGCGATTTAAAGCATTTGCGATACCTAGATCTATCTTGCACTCGAATTGAAAGGTTGCCTTCTGCAATATGCAAGCTCTACAATCTACAGACCTTGTTGTTATCTTATTGTAAAGATCTTACTGAGTTGCCTGAGGAGATGGGAAAATTGGTGAATCTACGCCACCTTGCTATTGATTATTGTTGGGCTCTTACTAAGTTGCCTGAGGAGATGGGAAAATTGGTGAATCTACGGCGCCTTGATATTCATGGTACTGAATTGCAGGAGATTCCGGTAGACATAGCGAAACTAGAAAATCTGCAAACTCTGAGTGGTTTTATTGTCAGCAAACAACAACATGGGCTGAAGCTTGCAGAGATGAGAAAATTTCCCCATTTACAAGGTCAACTCTGCATCTCAAAACTCGAAAATGTTAATGATCCGTCTGATGCTTGTCAAGCTAATTTGAAGGagaaaaaacaaattaaagagtTATTGTTGGAATGGAGTGATTCCACTTTGGAAGACTCCCATCAAGTTGTACTTGAACATCTGCAACCCTCAACTAATTTGAAGAAATTGACCGTTAAATGCTATGGTGGAACTAGTTTCCCAAGCTGGTTGGGTGATTCCTCCTTTGGCAACATAGTGAGTTTGTGGATTGAAGATTGTCGTCATTGTTCTTCATTGCCACCTGTGGGACGACTACACAATCTAAAAGAACTCTTCTTTCGGGATATGAGATCAGTGAAGAGTATTGGGTCTGAATTTTACGGAGGTAATTCCCCTTCTTTCCAACCGTTTCCCTCGTTGGAGACTTTGAGTTTTGGGTCGATGGAAGAGTGGGAGGAATGGAACATGATAGATGGTATAACTACTGAGTTTCCCCGTCTATCATACCTATATCTTAGTAGCTGTCCGAAGCTGAAAGGAAATTTACCCAGCAATCTTCCTTGCTTGGTTACACTTGTTGTAGACGATTGTTGTCTACTGGAATCAGAGTTTTCAGGAGAAGTGGATAACAGAAACATAATGAGACCATTGAATCTATTCAATTTTAACTCTCTTCAAGATTTATCTCTCCTTCGAATTCCTTCACTGACGTCCTTCCCGAGCAATGGTCTGCCCAAAGCGTTAAAGAAACTTTTTATCCTAGGCTGTGAGAGCCTTGAATTCCCAACTCATGAGTTCCTTCAGAGTTGCAAGGCACTTGAGGATTTGTCCATAATGAGTAGCTGTTGCTCGCTGACGTCATTTCCCTTAGGTTCTCTCCCTGTGCTCAAGCGTCTTCTACTTAGGAAATGTAAAAAATTgaaatcaatttcaattttggaagaagaagcagcaagcCAATCTCTCATGTTTCTTGAACATCTCGAAGTAGATAAGTGTCCTGAACTGGAGTCGATTTCCCTACTCGATTCTTCCACTCCTAACCTGAGTTctttttgggtaattagatgcGACAAGATTAATTCATTACCAGAACCAATTAATAATCTCAGTGGCCTCCAAACATTATATATTTGTGATGTTCCGAATTTGGAATCCATTGCAGAAGAGGGTTTGCCTATCAATTTAAGGACACTAGCTGTCGGCAATGAAAAAGGGGTTTATTGCAATACAGATATCACCAAGTGGGGCTTGGACCGACTCACTTCTCTTTCACGTTTGTGGATTAAAGGTGAGTATCTGGTTAAGAAGCTGATGGAAATACAAGTGCCCCTGTTGCCCAATTCTCTTGAGCTGCTGGATATAGAAGGAGCACGTGAAATACAACATTTGGATGGGAGGTGGCTTCAGCATCTCACCTCTCTCGAAGATATCGAGTTGAGGGAATGTGACAAGCTCAAGTCATTGCCAAAAGAAGGGCTGCCCTCCTCAATTGCAAGTCTAGAAATTCGGGGATGCCCAATGTTAAAAGCAAGTTgtgagagaaagaaagggaaagagtGGCCCAAGATTGCTCACATCCCACTCATACAATTCGACTATCCTTGGTAA